In Quercus robur chromosome 10, dhQueRobu3.1, whole genome shotgun sequence, a genomic segment contains:
- the LOC126703963 gene encoding uncharacterized protein LOC126703963 — translation MEVMMNALKGRVSSDLDDLVNRTDSPFTTAVNSFPLPSKFRVPHMDSYDGVKDPLDHLETFKTLMHLQRVAGAIMCRAFPTTLKGAARIWFSRLAPNSISTFKELSAQFTAHFIGGHRYKKSTACLMNIKQQEEETLRAYISCFNKEALSIDEADDKILVAAFTNGLKGSKFLFSLYKNDPKTMLEVLYRATKYINAEDALGPRREAQEKRKARRHPTGPGLEERKSRRPKGGETS, via the coding sequence ATGGAAGttatgatgaacgctctcaagggacgGGTGTCCAGTGACCTTGatgaccttgtcaaccggactgactcgccattcaCCACCgccgtcaactccttccccctgccgagtaagttccgcgTGCCACATATGGATAGTTATGATGGGGTCAAGGACCCTTTAGACCACCTAGAGACCTTTAAGACCTTAATGCACCTTCAAAGAGTAGCAGGcgcaattatgtgtagggccttccctacaacgctaaaGGGTGCGGCAAGGATTTGGTTTAGCAGGCTAGCAcccaactccatcagcaccttcaaggagctaagcgctCAATTTACTGCGCACTTCATCGGGGGAcatcggtacaagaagtctacggcttgcttaatgaatatcaagcagcaAGAGGAGGAAACGTTGAGGGCCTACATATCCTGCTTCAATAAGgaggcgctctcgatcgacgaagctgacgacaagatacttgtagcGGCATTCACGAATGGGCTGAAGGGgagtaagtttttgttctccctgtACAAAAATGACCCGAAGACAATGTtagaggtgctttacagggccaccaagtatatcAACGCTGAAGACGCGCTGGGCCCGagaagagaggcccaagaaaagagaaaggcaagAAGACACCCGACAGGACCGGGGCTGGAAGAAAGGAAGAGTAGGAGAccgaagggaggagagacgtccTAA